In Microbacterium sp. SLBN-146, one genomic interval encodes:
- a CDS encoding carbohydrate ABC transporter permease, whose amino-acid sequence MTALATAPRRDRRPRSGLRRGETLAGWVFTLPVLVILGVFLLVPVLMALWVSFSDWSGRGSPFAPGVGFVGLENYAAITTDGGLPTRDFGTSLRNNAWYVLLVVPLQTALSLFLAVLVNRAVLRGRGVFRTAFYFPSVTSSVAITVLWLFLFSATGAVNEILSWVGINGPNWFNDPTGIVHNFLGAFGVTSGPDALTENGFLGVTFWNWLAGPSVAMTALIFMAVFTTSGTFMLLFIAALQNLGGDVEEAAMMDGANAWKRFWKVTLPQLRPTLFTVLTLGLIGCWQVFDQIYTGTQGAPGKTTVTPAYLSYSSAFLGQDWGQGAAIAFILFAIIVFFTIFQRWVLRERPVSRRRARQYEVRPTGRSMR is encoded by the coding sequence ATGACTGCACTGGCTACGGCGCCGCGCCGCGACCGCAGACCCCGCTCGGGTCTGCGGCGCGGCGAGACGCTGGCGGGATGGGTCTTCACTCTCCCGGTACTCGTCATCCTGGGCGTCTTCCTTCTGGTGCCCGTGCTGATGGCGCTGTGGGTGAGCTTCTCGGACTGGTCCGGACGCGGCAGCCCCTTCGCACCCGGTGTCGGCTTCGTGGGCCTGGAGAACTACGCCGCCATCACGACCGACGGCGGCCTTCCGACCCGTGACTTCGGCACCTCGCTCCGCAACAACGCGTGGTACGTGCTGCTCGTCGTTCCGCTGCAGACGGCGCTCTCGCTCTTCCTCGCCGTCCTCGTCAATCGGGCGGTCCTGCGCGGGCGCGGCGTCTTCCGCACGGCGTTCTATTTTCCCTCGGTGACTTCGTCGGTCGCGATCACCGTGCTGTGGCTCTTCCTCTTCTCCGCGACGGGCGCCGTCAACGAGATCCTCTCGTGGGTCGGGATCAACGGGCCGAACTGGTTCAACGACCCGACCGGCATCGTGCACAACTTTCTCGGTGCGTTCGGCGTCACGAGCGGACCGGACGCGCTCACCGAGAACGGGTTCCTGGGCGTCACGTTCTGGAACTGGCTCGCGGGGCCCTCCGTCGCAATGACGGCCCTCATCTTCATGGCGGTCTTCACGACGAGCGGAACCTTCATGCTGCTGTTCATCGCGGCGCTCCAGAACCTCGGCGGCGATGTCGAGGAAGCGGCGATGATGGACGGCGCGAACGCGTGGAAGCGGTTCTGGAAGGTGACCCTCCCGCAGCTCCGGCCGACGCTCTTCACCGTCCTGACCCTCGGTCTCATCGGATGCTGGCAGGTCTTCGACCAGATCTACACGGGCACGCAGGGCGCGCCCGGCAAGACGACGGTCACCCCTGCCTACCTGTCCTACTCCTCCGCCTTCCTCGGTCAGGACTGGGGCCAGGGCGCCGCGATCGCCTTCATCCTCTTCGCGATCATCGTGTTCTTCACGATCTTCCAGCGCTGGGTGCTGCGCGAGCGGCCCGTGTCTCGTCGCCGCGCCCGCCAGTACGAAGTGCGCCCGACCGGAAGGAGCATGCGATGA
- a CDS encoding carbohydrate ABC transporter permease: protein MRRWRSRTVTWQIALYALLIVLALIYISPFLIQISTSFKTDADAASNPVSLIPQTWSAAAYERLFLRSDFPLWFANSAVVTICVTLGRVFFCSLAGYALARLQFRGRGVIFAGVVAVMAVPAVVLLIPKFLVINQLGMYDSYAGMIVPLLVDAAGVFIMKNFFESIPVSVEEQARIDGAGSFRVFWSVVLPMARPALITIIILSFQGSWNELAHFIVSTQSPELTTLTKGVARLASGQLSQGTQYPLKLAAALIMTIPVAVLFFIFQRRIMNASEGAVKE, encoded by the coding sequence ATGAGGCGGTGGCGGAGCCGGACCGTGACCTGGCAGATCGCGCTCTACGCGCTTCTCATCGTGCTCGCCCTCATCTACATCTCGCCGTTCCTCATCCAGATCTCGACCTCGTTCAAGACGGATGCGGACGCGGCGTCCAACCCCGTCTCGCTCATCCCGCAGACGTGGTCGGCCGCCGCCTATGAACGGCTGTTCCTGCGCAGCGACTTCCCGCTGTGGTTCGCCAACTCCGCCGTCGTGACGATCTGCGTGACGCTCGGCCGCGTCTTCTTCTGCTCACTCGCGGGCTATGCCCTCGCGCGACTTCAGTTCCGGGGTCGCGGCGTCATCTTCGCGGGTGTCGTGGCCGTCATGGCGGTCCCCGCCGTCGTGCTGCTGATTCCGAAGTTCCTCGTCATCAATCAGCTCGGCATGTACGACTCGTATGCGGGCATGATCGTGCCGCTCCTCGTCGACGCGGCCGGGGTCTTCATCATGAAGAACTTCTTCGAGTCGATCCCCGTGTCGGTCGAAGAACAGGCCCGCATCGACGGGGCCGGGAGCTTCCGGGTCTTCTGGTCCGTCGTGCTGCCGATGGCGCGCCCCGCGCTCATCACGATCATCATCCTGTCGTTCCAGGGCTCGTGGAACGAGCTGGCCCACTTCATCGTGTCGACGCAGTCCCCCGAGCTGACGACGCTCACGAAGGGCGTCGCCCGCTTGGCATCGGGTCAATTGAGCCAGGGAACGCAGTACCCGCTCAAGCTCGCCGCCGCCCTCATCATGACGATCCCCGTCGCCGTCCTTTTCTTCATCTTCCAGCGGCGCATCATGAACGCCAGCGAAGGAGCAGTCAAAGAATGA
- a CDS encoding heavy metal translocating P-type ATPase, with the protein MRLLRSLVRYPVITATVAVGVAVFVLDATGLEGASRWLATLYVSAIVVWTLIGMIRDVIRGHIGLDVLAVVAMVATLAVGEYVASLIIVLMLSGGEALEDFAARRARRELTALLDHAPQIAHVIVHPTDPESDETQDAAADDVVVGDVLLVRPSEVIPVDGVLESASGSFDESSLTGESLPVSRSRGDEVLSGAVNGSRAIRMRATRRSADSQYQQIIALVRDAEESRAPVVRLADRFAVPFTAVSLVIAGAAWGLSGDPTRFAEVLVLATPCPLLIAAPVAFLGGLSRAAKAGVIVKGGAVIEQLARVRSAAFDKTGTLTRGHPELIDVRAMTGFDADEVLALAASAEQYSSHVLAEGIRRAADERSLPRHAATEASEVATNGVTAVIEGRTVVVGKPAYVASIAPDAERATLGPGHAAAYVAVDGRFAGVLVLADDPRPEAPAVVSWLRENGIERIAMLTGDTRPTAEAIAAQVGITDIHAELLPRDKVHLAAEMRPRPVLMVGDGVNDAPVLAAADIGIAMGAKGSTAAGDAASAVILADSLSKVVEAVAIGRDTLRVAYTAIWIGIALSIGLMLVATTGLIPAVAGALVQELVDLATILYALRALTGRLPQTAHAQPRAEVAA; encoded by the coding sequence ATGCGATTGCTGCGCAGTCTCGTGCGGTACCCCGTCATCACGGCGACGGTCGCCGTCGGTGTGGCGGTCTTCGTGCTCGACGCGACCGGACTCGAGGGCGCGAGCCGGTGGTTGGCCACCCTCTATGTGAGCGCCATCGTCGTCTGGACGCTCATCGGCATGATCCGCGACGTCATCCGCGGGCACATCGGGCTCGACGTGCTGGCGGTCGTCGCGATGGTCGCGACGCTCGCGGTCGGTGAGTACGTCGCATCCCTCATCATCGTGCTCATGCTCTCGGGCGGCGAGGCGCTCGAGGACTTCGCCGCCCGTCGCGCGCGGCGGGAGCTCACCGCGCTCCTCGATCATGCGCCCCAGATCGCGCATGTCATCGTGCACCCGACGGATCCGGAGAGCGACGAGACGCAGGATGCCGCGGCGGACGACGTCGTCGTGGGCGACGTGCTCCTCGTCCGCCCGTCGGAGGTGATCCCCGTCGACGGCGTGCTCGAGAGCGCATCGGGTTCCTTCGACGAGTCCTCGCTCACGGGCGAGAGCCTCCCGGTGTCGCGATCGCGCGGCGACGAGGTGCTCTCCGGGGCGGTGAACGGGTCGCGCGCCATCCGGATGCGCGCGACGCGCCGCAGTGCCGACAGCCAGTACCAGCAGATCATCGCTCTCGTTCGGGATGCCGAGGAGTCCCGCGCTCCCGTCGTGCGGCTCGCCGACCGGTTCGCAGTCCCCTTCACCGCCGTTTCGCTCGTCATCGCGGGCGCCGCGTGGGGACTCTCCGGCGACCCGACGCGGTTCGCCGAAGTGCTCGTTCTCGCAACACCCTGTCCCCTTCTCATCGCGGCGCCCGTCGCCTTCCTCGGAGGTCTGTCGCGCGCCGCGAAGGCCGGCGTCATCGTCAAGGGCGGGGCCGTCATCGAGCAGCTGGCCCGCGTGAGGTCCGCGGCGTTCGACAAGACCGGGACCCTCACGCGTGGACACCCCGAGCTCATCGACGTCCGGGCCATGACGGGCTTCGACGCCGACGAGGTGCTCGCCCTCGCGGCATCCGCAGAGCAGTATTCGAGTCACGTTCTCGCCGAAGGGATCCGCCGGGCCGCCGACGAGCGGAGCCTTCCGCGCCATGCCGCGACCGAGGCGAGCGAAGTGGCCACCAACGGAGTCACGGCCGTCATCGAGGGGCGGACCGTCGTGGTCGGGAAGCCCGCGTACGTGGCGTCGATCGCGCCGGACGCCGAGCGTGCGACCCTCGGACCGGGGCATGCCGCGGCCTACGTCGCCGTCGACGGTCGCTTCGCCGGCGTCCTCGTCCTCGCCGACGACCCGCGCCCCGAAGCACCCGCCGTCGTGTCGTGGCTGCGCGAGAACGGCATCGAGCGCATCGCGATGCTGACGGGTGACACGCGCCCGACGGCCGAGGCGATCGCGGCGCAGGTGGGGATCACCGACATCCACGCAGAGCTCCTCCCCCGCGACAAAGTCCACCTCGCCGCCGAGATGCGTCCGCGTCCCGTCCTGATGGTGGGAGACGGCGTCAACGACGCTCCCGTCCTCGCGGCGGCGGACATCGGCATCGCGATGGGCGCGAAGGGCTCGACCGCCGCGGGGGATGCCGCGTCGGCCGTGATCCTGGCGGACTCGCTGTCGAAAGTGGTCGAAGCCGTCGCGATCGGGCGCGACACCCTCCGCGTCGCGTACACCGCGATCTGGATCGGCATCGCGCTCAGCATCGGTCTCATGCTCGTCGCGACGACGGGTCTCATCCCCGCCGTCGCCGGCGCGCTCGTGCAGGAGCTCGTCGACCTCGCCACGATCCTCTATGCGCTTCGCGCGCTCACCGGGAGGCTTCCTCAGACTGCGCACGCCCAGCCGCGCGCGGAGGTCGCCGCCTGA
- a CDS encoding glycogen debranching N-terminal domain-containing protein, whose translation MTLESPRSEPLQPLLDDAVTVLRAPTQMWSGDTGDLGGTAIDGVFHGDVRHVRSLELSCADSPIEWISVAPDGPSRVVFGGLLRGIDDRSPDPKVRLLRERVVSAGSVVETLRLHSALPDAVTTTLSVRLGLDFASLHDVKSGVSEPVPHDVDVTDAAVTVTATAGDQRLTIRAPGGRVERDGDDVVASWRVSVPARGVAQVAFELDLRDTTLVVRAAGTARPWAEVPAEVPPASGSDPRIARWIDVALGDLDALRLALPDHPGDEFFAAGVPWFLTLFGRDSIWAARLALPLDTRMAASTLRVLARLQGDRHDDDTAQEPGKILHELRATALEMPGEGIALPPLYYGSVDSTPLWVCLLADAWRAGMPDAEVRALLPNLMAALRWIIEHGDSDGDGFLDYIDRTGRGLANQGWKDSGDSIQWRDGTLAEGPIALCEVQGYAYEAALAGAEILESFDAGADLSPQALRTWAADLRARFAKSFWITTPEGRYPAVALDRDKKPVDTLTSNIGHLLGTGILDADDERAIADLLLGSSMSSGYGIRTMSTDAAGYWPLSYHGGSVWTHDTAICAHGMRRAGLTDAARRVVDGLLDAAEGFAYRLPELHSGDPRSATSRPTPYPAACRPQAWSAAAAVTALTILGD comes from the coding sequence ATGACCCTCGAATCCCCTCGATCCGAGCCCCTCCAGCCCTTGCTCGACGACGCCGTGACGGTACTGCGAGCGCCGACGCAAATGTGGTCGGGCGACACGGGCGACCTCGGCGGTACCGCCATCGACGGCGTCTTCCACGGTGACGTCCGTCACGTGCGGAGTCTCGAGCTGTCGTGCGCCGATTCGCCGATCGAATGGATCTCCGTCGCTCCCGACGGCCCGTCGCGCGTCGTGTTCGGGGGTCTCCTGCGCGGGATCGACGATCGCTCTCCCGACCCCAAGGTGCGGCTCCTGCGCGAGCGGGTCGTCTCCGCCGGGTCGGTCGTCGAGACGCTGAGGCTGCACTCGGCCCTCCCGGACGCGGTCACGACGACGCTCTCAGTGCGGCTCGGCCTCGATTTCGCCTCGCTCCACGACGTCAAGTCCGGTGTATCGGAACCGGTCCCCCACGACGTGGACGTGACGGATGCCGCGGTGACAGTCACCGCCACGGCGGGAGATCAGCGCCTCACGATCCGGGCCCCGGGTGGGCGCGTCGAGCGCGACGGCGACGACGTCGTGGCGAGTTGGCGGGTCTCCGTGCCCGCGCGGGGGGTCGCTCAGGTCGCGTTCGAACTCGACCTGCGCGACACGACGCTCGTCGTCCGGGCGGCCGGCACAGCGCGCCCCTGGGCGGAGGTTCCGGCGGAAGTGCCCCCGGCATCCGGGTCCGACCCGCGCATCGCGCGCTGGATCGACGTCGCCCTCGGCGACCTCGACGCGCTGCGACTCGCGCTTCCCGACCATCCCGGCGACGAGTTCTTCGCCGCCGGGGTGCCCTGGTTCCTGACCCTCTTCGGCCGGGACTCGATCTGGGCTGCGCGCCTCGCGCTGCCGCTCGACACGCGGATGGCCGCCTCGACGCTCCGGGTGCTCGCGCGCCTGCAGGGAGACCGGCACGACGACGACACGGCGCAGGAGCCCGGCAAGATCCTCCACGAACTCCGCGCGACCGCCCTGGAGATGCCGGGCGAGGGGATCGCCCTCCCGCCGCTCTACTACGGGAGCGTCGACTCGACGCCGCTGTGGGTGTGCCTCCTCGCCGACGCGTGGCGGGCCGGAATGCCCGACGCCGAGGTGCGCGCGCTCCTGCCGAACCTCATGGCTGCTCTCCGCTGGATCATCGAGCACGGCGACAGCGACGGCGACGGATTCCTCGACTACATCGACCGCACGGGCCGAGGCCTTGCCAACCAGGGGTGGAAGGATTCAGGCGATTCGATCCAGTGGCGTGACGGCACTCTCGCCGAGGGACCGATCGCTCTGTGCGAAGTGCAGGGGTACGCCTACGAAGCGGCCCTCGCGGGTGCGGAGATCCTGGAGTCCTTCGATGCCGGCGCCGACCTCTCTCCGCAGGCGCTCCGGACGTGGGCGGCGGATCTGCGCGCCCGCTTCGCGAAGTCCTTCTGGATCACGACGCCCGAAGGCCGCTATCCCGCCGTCGCGCTGGATCGGGACAAAAAGCCCGTCGACACGTTGACGAGCAACATCGGCCATCTTCTCGGAACGGGCATCCTCGACGCCGACGACGAGCGGGCGATCGCCGACCTGCTGCTGGGGTCATCGATGTCGAGCGGATACGGCATCCGGACCATGTCGACGGATGCCGCAGGATACTGGCCGCTTTCGTATCACGGCGGCAGCGTCTGGACGCACGATACGGCCATCTGCGCGCACGGCATGCGCCGAGCGGGACTCACGGATGCCGCACGCCGGGTCGTCGACGGACTGCTCGACGCGGCCGAGGGATTCGCCTACCGCCTACCGGAGCTGCACTCGGGCGATCCGCGGTCGGCCACGAGCCGTCCGACGCCCTACCCTGCGGCATGCCGGCCGCAAGCCTGGTCGGCGGCCGCTGCCGTCACGGCGCTGACGATCCTCGGCGACTGA
- a CDS encoding YbaK/EbsC family protein → MTVPLHPRSQLVQDSLRAAGITGEIVVLPDAASTAALAAAALGIEVGAIANSLVFWSDDEPLLVMTSGAHRVDTAALADRLGRGSIVRATVDQVRSATGQAIGGVAPTGHPSRLTTIVDEDLANFDEIWAAGGTPHTVFPLTFDELVALTGGTVAKVD, encoded by the coding sequence GTGACAGTCCCCCTGCATCCACGGAGTCAGCTCGTTCAGGATTCGCTTCGCGCGGCCGGCATCACGGGAGAGATCGTCGTCCTTCCGGATGCCGCCTCGACTGCCGCGCTCGCGGCGGCGGCGCTCGGCATCGAGGTCGGTGCGATCGCGAACAGCCTCGTCTTCTGGTCCGACGACGAGCCGCTCCTCGTCATGACGAGCGGAGCCCACCGCGTCGACACCGCCGCGCTCGCCGACCGCCTGGGTCGTGGGAGCATCGTGAGGGCCACGGTCGATCAGGTGCGCTCAGCGACTGGTCAGGCGATCGGCGGCGTCGCCCCCACGGGGCATCCGTCACGTCTCACGACGATCGTCGACGAGGACCTCGCGAACTTCGACGAGATCTGGGCGGCGGGCGGCACGCCGCATACGGTGTTTCCGCTGACGTTCGACGAGCTCGTCGCCCTCACAGGTGGCACGGTCGCCAAGGTCGACTGA
- a CDS encoding Glu/Leu/Phe/Val dehydrogenase family protein, translating into MTPSLPLPDVTHERVEVITGRRSGLFIAVALHSSVLGSALGGARLWTYPHWSDALGDVLRLSAAMTLKNAAAGLDAGGGKAVIALPEGTVLDADRRRAAFLDLGDAVESLHGLYRTAEDVGSTTEDMLVVRERTEHVVGLPDAVGGSGEPAGPTSHGVYESLRATLEKVTGSADVSGRRITISGLGQVGSRLAVRLAAEGAVLTVTDVNPAKRDLALDLGARWTMPGEEHLVPADVFVPAGIGGILTDEVIDALDAAAVCGPANNPLASHEGADRLAGRGILYAPDFVVNAGGVIYLDLEAKGIGTRAETMERVAAIGDTLRRIFAEADARGVTPLAAAEGLAAERLTAGREPALSH; encoded by the coding sequence ATGACTCCGTCTCTGCCCCTGCCCGATGTCACCCACGAGCGCGTGGAGGTGATCACGGGACGACGGAGCGGACTCTTCATCGCCGTCGCCCTGCACTCCTCCGTGCTCGGCTCCGCCCTGGGCGGTGCGCGCCTGTGGACCTACCCGCACTGGAGCGACGCCCTCGGCGACGTCCTGCGCCTGTCCGCCGCGATGACCCTCAAGAACGCCGCCGCGGGACTCGACGCGGGCGGTGGCAAGGCCGTCATCGCGCTCCCCGAGGGGACGGTGCTCGACGCCGATCGCCGACGTGCGGCCTTCCTCGATCTCGGCGACGCGGTCGAGTCGCTCCACGGCCTGTACCGCACGGCGGAGGACGTCGGATCGACGACGGAGGACATGCTCGTCGTGCGCGAGCGCACGGAGCACGTCGTGGGTCTCCCCGACGCGGTCGGAGGGTCGGGTGAACCGGCCGGTCCGACAAGTCACGGTGTCTACGAGTCGCTGCGCGCGACCCTCGAGAAGGTCACGGGCTCGGCCGACGTATCGGGCCGTCGCATCACGATCTCGGGCCTCGGGCAGGTCGGCAGCAGACTCGCCGTCCGCCTCGCCGCGGAGGGCGCCGTTCTGACGGTGACCGATGTCAATCCGGCCAAGCGCGATCTCGCACTCGACCTCGGTGCGCGGTGGACGATGCCCGGCGAGGAGCATCTCGTTCCCGCCGATGTCTTCGTGCCGGCCGGGATCGGCGGGATCCTGACCGACGAGGTCATCGATGCCCTCGACGCCGCCGCCGTCTGCGGCCCCGCGAACAATCCCCTCGCGTCGCACGAGGGCGCCGACCGGCTGGCGGGTCGTGGCATCCTCTACGCGCCCGACTTCGTCGTCAACGCGGGCGGCGTCATCTACCTCGACCTCGAAGCGAAGGGCATCGGCACGCGCGCCGAGACGATGGAGCGTGTCGCGGCGATCGGCGACACACTCCGCCGGATATTCGCCGAGGCCGATGCCCGCGGAGTCACGCCTCTCGCAGCGGCAGAGGGGCTCGCAGCCGAGCGTCTCACCGCCGGACGCGAGCCCGCCCTCTCGCACTGA
- a CDS encoding extracellular solute-binding protein — translation MARSTARTIVGIGALATASALVLTGCGSGFSDSGGGEAGSGELTSSDDALTILIGSSGDAETDAVTEAVAAWSAESGIDADVVAASDLSQELSQGFAAGSPPDLFYLAPEALAGYASNGSLTPYGDLLSNKDDFYPSLVSNFTYEDEFYCAPKDFSTLGLIINTRLWEAAGLTDADIPTTWDELASVAQTLTADGVTGLAFGAEYQRVGAFMAQAGGSLVSEDGTEATADSPENLEALTFVKEQLASGTFGYATIDLGAGWGGEAFGKEQAAMVIEGNWITGAMENDFPAVEYIVAELPAGPAGQGTLQFTNCWGMAADSPNQEAALDLVEYLTSTEQVLAFSDAFGPMPPVESAADQWTSDNSELAAFLAAADYAQGVPTNDGIAAVISDFNAALENLKAADPQQILDTVQSNTEAVVG, via the coding sequence ATGGCACGCAGCACGGCACGAACAATCGTCGGAATCGGTGCGCTCGCGACGGCGAGCGCTCTGGTGCTCACGGGATGCGGGTCGGGTTTCAGCGATTCGGGCGGCGGTGAGGCGGGTTCGGGCGAGCTGACCTCATCGGATGACGCGCTGACCATCCTTATCGGATCATCGGGCGACGCCGAGACCGACGCCGTCACCGAAGCCGTCGCGGCATGGTCGGCCGAGTCGGGAATCGACGCGGACGTCGTTGCGGCGAGCGACCTGTCGCAGGAGCTGTCGCAGGGATTCGCCGCAGGGTCGCCGCCCGACCTGTTCTACCTCGCTCCTGAAGCGCTGGCCGGCTACGCCTCCAACGGATCGCTCACTCCCTACGGCGATCTGCTGTCCAACAAGGACGACTTCTACCCGTCGCTCGTGTCCAACTTCACGTACGAGGACGAGTTCTACTGCGCCCCCAAAGACTTCTCGACCCTCGGGCTCATCATCAACACGCGTCTGTGGGAGGCCGCGGGCCTCACCGATGCGGACATCCCCACCACCTGGGATGAGCTGGCATCCGTCGCTCAGACCCTGACAGCCGACGGCGTGACGGGTCTCGCCTTCGGCGCGGAATACCAGAGGGTCGGCGCATTCATGGCACAGGCCGGCGGCTCTCTCGTGAGCGAGGACGGGACCGAGGCGACGGCGGACAGCCCCGAGAACCTCGAGGCGCTCACCTTCGTCAAGGAGCAGCTCGCCTCGGGAACGTTCGGCTACGCGACGATCGACCTCGGCGCGGGCTGGGGCGGCGAGGCCTTCGGCAAGGAGCAGGCGGCGATGGTGATCGAGGGCAACTGGATCACGGGCGCCATGGAGAACGACTTCCCCGCCGTCGAGTACATCGTGGCGGAGCTCCCCGCCGGACCGGCGGGCCAGGGCACGCTGCAGTTCACGAACTGCTGGGGTATGGCCGCTGACAGCCCGAACCAGGAAGCCGCCCTCGACCTCGTGGAGTACCTCACGAGCACGGAGCAGGTTCTCGCCTTCTCGGATGCCTTCGGCCCCATGCCTCCCGTCGAGTCCGCCGCCGATCAGTGGACCTCTGACAACTCCGAGCTCGCGGCGTTCCTCGCGGCAGCGGACTACGCGCAGGGAGTCCCGACCAACGACGGCATCGCGGCGGTCATCTCCGACTTCAATGCGGCGCTCGAGAACCTGAAGGCGGCTGACCCGCAGCAGATCCTCGACACCGTCCAGTCCAACACCGAAGCCGTCGTGGGCTGA